The following is a genomic window from Microcoleus sp. FACHB-672.
GATGTTGGGTGATGTAAGGGTCGGTGTTAAAGATTTCCTCGCTTCTTGCATCATTTAATACGAGTTCTTTCTGAGTTCTGGCGACATAATTAAGCACCGACATCGGTAACTGCTGGCTCGTTGAAACCGGCACCGATTCCAGCACTCGTACCTCATCTTTAGTCCCGGTTGCTTCTAGGAAAAGTTGTCCTTTCTTTGACAAGACGAGCGAGCCGGTTTGTGCGCCGGCATTTTCTATCAATATTTTCATTAACTTGTCAAGCAAGTTAGACAGTACAATTTCACCAGAAATAGCGTGTGATGCTTTCATCAACGTTGTTAAATCTAGCATTTCTGAAATTGCCGAGCCGGTGGAAGTGACGGTTCCCTGCATCGTCTGCGTAATTGGCTCCGTTACCTTTTGATTCATTTTCTGCTGAAGGACGGCAGCAAGTAATTGCGGATAGTGTTTTTCTAAATGCTCTACTTTAGTGATTGCTCCCCAACGCACATAAGCATAGTAAGCATTCGTCATGTAAGTTTGGGCAATGATTTCTTTACCCCATAACAGATAGAATTTAGCAGCCAATTCGTGAGCGAGTGCTTCTTCGTTGATGTACTCGTTTTCTTTAGCGAGAGCAATCGCGCGATCATACATCTCCATTGCCTCGACATTCTCACTCAATACCCGATGCCGTTCTGCCTTTACTAGATAGAATTTGTGCAGATGATTCATTGGGGCATGATGTGCCCATTTCTGCATCTTTTCTTGATTCGCTTGTACTTTGTCGAGAATGCCCTGTTGCTCTGACTCTGGGCAATCAATATACACTGCTAGCCGTACTAAAGAATCGTAAAAATGGAACAGAGGAACCAGAGGCAATCCTACCATTGCATTTAAATAGTTCTCGGCTATCGTAGTATTTTCAATTGCTTGAGAGTAGTTTTCAAACAAATAACAAAGTGAAATTTTATTTGAATATGAGTAAAAAATTGCTACATTATCATTGGCTTCCTCATGCAGCGGTAACCTTGTTTGCTCGTCGTACGCTTTACCCTTTAGAATGCAGGGATTTTCACTTCTTCCTAGTAGATTTAAAACAGCCTGCCAATAAATTTCTTGTAAATTAAGTGCGGTTTCTTGCTTAACTTTATAAATAGCATCTCTGTAATTTGCCATCTCTGTTTCCAGTCCAGTTAGTTCTTTGCCGCTAAAGTAAGCGCAATAGGAGTACACTATTAGACCAAAAGTAGCCCACTCTAAATCTCCCGTCTCCATTCCGCTAGCGTAAGCTAACATTAAAGGTTCCAATGTTTCTTTGAGATGTTCTTTCCAATGTCGGGTAAATATATTTACGATCACAACTGTCTTGGCTTTGATTTCTTTAGCATTTAACCTCGACAATAGACTTAATGCCAATTGACCGAACTGATAACCTGAATTAATATCTCCGACAATGCCACAAAGAAAAAGACCATAATTGGCATAAGCAACGGCTGACACAGAAGCATTACCATATTGAATGGATAATTGTACTTGTTTGCATACTGTCAAGGGCAGCAGTGTAGGAGCAGCAATGTATGTAGCAGCAAAGATACTTGACATAAGTCTCATGGCTGCTAGTTTATCGGGATCACTCATTAGAGGTAGGTCAATTAAATCCTCAATTCGTGTTCCACTCAAAATTTCCGCAGTTTCCCCTAATGCTTGCCCAATATCTGATGGGTTCGGCTGAGAGGGAAACTCCACTCCTAAAAGCTTTAAAACTTCTAGCGCTGTGTTAACCGCTTCTAGCAGCTTGTTCTGCGACACATAAGCTTGAATCAGGATTTCATAGACTTTCACTTTGCCCAGTAGCGTTTTAGCGCAGTTTTGTACAATTTCAACGAATCTTTGCATTCGCTCAAAATCACCGCTCAAAAAAGCGCTCTCTGCTGCTTCCTCATGCAGGGCTAATGTTAGTTCATATTGATTAGCCCAACTATTAGATGTCAACAGTTCTAAACCGACTTGCAAATATTTGACGGCGGAATCGTGTGCTGTCGCTGCTTTTGCTTTTTGGCCGGCAATCAAATTCAGCTCAGCCAACTCATATTTTTCAGACTCTGAGGTGAGGAATTCAGTCCCGTAATTCAGTTGATTAACTAAGGTAAAAATATTCTCTTTTCGGTCTTCTGGCGTTGTATTTTGCAGCAACAGTTGACCAATTTTTAAGTGCCTCTGTTTTTTCTCTTGCTCAGGAATCAAAGAATAAGCGGCTTGCTGCACTCGGTCGTGTAAAAACTTGTAGTCAACTTTAACATCGGTTAAGGTAATCCCGGCAGATTCCTCCTGAGTAAATGCTAAGGGAATTTTGTACTCATTACTTAAGGGTAAAATCAACCCCGCCTGAAGTGCCGGCCACAATTGAGCCGCCGTAGCTAAGGAAGACGCCTCATTCACAACACTCAAGACTTCTAAGTTAAATGTGTTGCCAATACAAGCTGCTAGTTTTAAAACTTTTTGGGTATCTTCGGGCAATTTGCGAATATTTTTAGCAATCAATTCAACAACGTTATAATCGGTGATGCCAATGGCTTGAATTTGCTCAAGATTCCACTGCCAAATTCCCGAATACACGTCATAAATTAACAAATCTTCTTGAGCCAGTGCTTTGAGCAGTTGCGTTAAGAAGAAGGGATTGCCTTGTGTTTTATTAAAAAGCAGTTCGGCTAGCTGCTTTGACTGGACATATTCATTTAACGTATCGACGATTAATTGTTCGACATGAACGAGTTCTAATGGGCCGAGTCCAATATTATTTACTGTCGCACCCATTTGACAAATCTTCTCAATCGTTTGAATTGTTGGATGGGTTGGAAAAACTTCGTTATCCCGATACGCACCAATCAGCAATAAATACTGGCTATCGCTATCAGTCATCAGCAGTTCAATTAATTTCAGGGAGGCTGAATCGGCCCACTGCAAGTCGTCTAAGAAGACAACAAGGGGATGTTCTTGAGCTGTAAATACGCCAATAAATTGTTTGAAGACGCGGCTGAAACGGTTTTGGGATTCACTTGCCCCCAGTTCGGGTACGGGGGGTTGTTTGCCGGTTATTAGTTCGATTTCGGGGATGACATCGATAATGACTTGCCCGTTCACGCCTAAGGCAAATAAGAGTTTTTCTTTCCACAGGTGAATTTCTGATTCACTTTCGGTCAGTAATTGTTGAATTAAGGATTGGAATGCTTGAATTAGGGAAGCATAAGGAATATTTCGTTTGAATTGGTCAAACTTGCCGGCAATAAAATAGCCCCTTTGCCGGACGATGGGTTTGTGAACTTCATTGACTAAAACGGTTTTGCCAATCCCAGAATAACCGGAAACAAGCATTAATTCGGTTCGGCCACCGGCAACGCGATCAAAGGTTTCTAAAAGCGTTAAAACTTCCGCTTCGCGACCGTAAAGTTTTTGCGGAATATTCAATAAACCGGCTCGATCTGCACTGCCCGGAATAAAATTAGAAACGCTGCCGGTTGTTTGCAGTTTCATCACACAAGTTTCTAGATCAAACTTTAACCACTCGGCACTTTGATACCGATCTTCAGCCATTTTGGCTAATAACTTCATCACAATCGATGAAATTGCCTCTGGAATTTCTGAATTGAGCTGTTGAGGCGGCACCGGCATTTTCGCAATGTGGCAGTGAACGAATTCTAAAGGATCAGTTGCAGAAAAAGGCAATTGACCTGTCAGCATTTCATAGAAAGTCACACCCAAAGAGTAAAAATCAGTCCGATAGTCTAATAACCGATTCATCCTGCCGGTTTGCTCCGGCGACATATAGGCAAGGGTGCCTTCCAACAAGTTGGGATTACTGAGGGTTTGG
Proteins encoded in this region:
- a CDS encoding hybrid sensor histidine kinase/response regulator, which translates into the protein MTITLPGYQLNQTLHTGFKTIIYSGIREIANTSVIVKTLKAEYPTIDDITRLRHEYKILENLEIEGVVKSIALENSQNGLALILEHFTGKSLKDFLTDKNKLNNNDFLIIAIQLVKILGDLHKNKIIHKDIKPHNILINPETFQVEIIDFSISSRLERENQTLSNPNLLEGTLAYMSPEQTGRMNRLLDYRTDFYSLGVTFYEMLTGQLPFSATDPLEFVHCHIAKMPVPPQQLNSEIPEAISSIVMKLLAKMAEDRYQSAEWLKFDLETCVMKLQTTGSVSNFIPGSADRAGLLNIPQKLYGREAEVLTLLETFDRVAGGRTELMLVSGYSGIGKTVLVNEVHKPIVRQRGYFIAGKFDQFKRNIPYASLIQAFQSLIQQLLTESESEIHLWKEKLLFALGVNGQVIIDVIPEIELITGKQPPVPELGASESQNRFSRVFKQFIGVFTAQEHPLVVFLDDLQWADSASLKLIELLMTDSDSQYLLLIGAYRDNEVFPTHPTIQTIEKICQMGATVNNIGLGPLELVHVEQLIVDTLNEYVQSKQLAELLFNKTQGNPFFLTQLLKALAQEDLLIYDVYSGIWQWNLEQIQAIGITDYNVVELIAKNIRKLPEDTQKVLKLAACIGNTFNLEVLSVVNEASSLATAAQLWPALQAGLILPLSNEYKIPLAFTQEESAGITLTDVKVDYKFLHDRVQQAAYSLIPEQEKKQRHLKIGQLLLQNTTPEDRKENIFTLVNQLNYGTEFLTSESEKYELAELNLIAGQKAKAATAHDSAVKYLQVGLELLTSNSWANQYELTLALHEEAAESAFLSGDFERMQRFVEIVQNCAKTLLGKVKVYEILIQAYVSQNKLLEAVNTALEVLKLLGVEFPSQPNPSDIGQALGETAEILSGTRIEDLIDLPLMSDPDKLAAMRLMSSIFAATYIAAPTLLPLTVCKQVQLSIQYGNASVSAVAYANYGLFLCGIVGDINSGYQFGQLALSLLSRLNAKEIKAKTVVIVNIFTRHWKEHLKETLEPLMLAYASGMETGDLEWATFGLIVYSYCAYFSGKELTGLETEMANYRDAIYKVKQETALNLQEIYWQAVLNLLGRSENPCILKGKAYDEQTRLPLHEEANDNVAIFYSYSNKISLCYLFENYSQAIENTTIAENYLNAMVGLPLVPLFHFYDSLVRLAVYIDCPESEQQGILDKVQANQEKMQKWAHHAPMNHLHKFYLVKAERHRVLSENVEAMEMYDRAIALAKENEYINEEALAHELAAKFYLLWGKEIIAQTYMTNAYYAYVRWGAITKVEHLEKHYPQLLAAVLQQKMNQKVTEPITQTMQGTVTSTGSAISEMLDLTTLMKASHAISGEIVLSNLLDKLMKILIENAGAQTGSLVLSKKGQLFLEATGTKDEVRVLESVPVSTSQQLPMSVLNYVARTQKELVLNDARSEEIFNTDPYITQHQPKSVLCTPILYQGQLTAILYLENNLTSGAFTPRRVEVLRILSGQAAVALENAQLYHTLEAKVEERTQELNEKNIHLQKAEEIAKSASRAKSEFLANMSHELRTPLNGILGYAQILKRDRNLSNSHKDSVNIIYQCGDHLLNVINDILDLSKIEARKMEIHANEFRFPEFLEGITEICQIRANEKGISLIYEPLTQLPAGIQADEKRLRQVLINLLGNAVKFTEAGGVVFKVGIVSTEESSNSPISHSQSPIVRIRFQVEDTGVGMTAEQLAEIFVPFHQVGEHNRKAEGTGLGLAISRQLVEMMGGEIKVKSTAGKGSTFFFELDLLTLPELNNRFKLDERTIIGFKGTNRRILVVDDKQENRSILVGLLQPLGFEIAEAANGQECLEKTAQFEPNLILTDLVMPVMDGFEATRRIRKSAEFAGVVVIASSASVFEFEQQKSWDAGCDDFLSKPVRSEELLEKLRTHLKLEWVYEETPHEKAKKPEKTQDLGFKNNDSMVAPPAEEIAVFWDLAMMGDLSGIQEEATKLEELDSQYIPFSTELKQFAKGFKVKQIREFLKKYRGSEK